The Candidatus Methylomirabilota bacterium genome has a window encoding:
- the groL gene encoding chaperonin GroEL (60 kDa chaperone family; promotes refolding of misfolded polypeptides especially under stressful conditions; forms two stacked rings of heptamers to form a barrel-shaped 14mer; ends can be capped by GroES; misfolded proteins enter the barrel where they are refolded when GroES binds), with the protein MPKQVLFSDEGRAALLRGVNIMAAAVRATMGPKGRNVIIDKKFGSPTITKDGVTVAKEIELKDNYEDMGAQMIKEVASKTSDIAGDGTTTATVLAHAIIRDGMKNVTAGANPMGLKRGIDKAVDVVVEELKKMSKSTKDKKEIAQVATIASNNDKTIGSLIAEAMEKVGKDGVITVEESKSAETVLDVVEGMQFDRGYLSPYFVTDAERMECVLEDALVLIHEKKISVMKDMLPLLEQVARAGKPFLIIAEDIEGEALATLVVNKLRGTLHCAAVKAPGFGDRRKAMLEDIATLTGGKAITEDLGIKLENIKLEDLGKAKKVMVDKDNTTLVEGAGKTGAIEGRIKQIRAQIEETTSDYDKEKLQERLAKLAGGVAVIKVGAATETAMKEKKARVEDALNATRAAVEEGIVPGGGVALLRASTKIDNLKLEGDEKVGAMIVRRALEEPIRQIVENAGLEGSVIVEKVKAEKVATRGFDAESLEYVDMIEAGIIDPTKVERVALQNAASVASLLLTTEALITDLPEEKSAAAPAMPHGDMY; encoded by the coding sequence ATGCCTAAGCAGGTGCTATTCAGCGACGAGGGGCGGGCCGCTCTGCTCCGCGGGGTCAACATCATGGCTGCTGCCGTCAGGGCGACCATGGGGCCGAAGGGCCGCAACGTGATTATCGACAAGAAGTTCGGCAGCCCGACCATCACCAAGGACGGGGTGACGGTCGCCAAGGAGATCGAGCTCAAGGACAACTACGAGGACATGGGCGCCCAGATGATCAAGGAAGTGGCCTCCAAGACCTCGGATATCGCGGGCGATGGGACTACCACCGCCACCGTGCTGGCCCACGCCATCATCCGCGACGGCATGAAGAACGTCACGGCCGGCGCCAACCCCATGGGGCTCAAGCGCGGCATCGACAAGGCCGTGGATGTGGTCGTCGAAGAGCTGAAGAAGATGTCCAAGTCCACCAAGGACAAGAAGGAGATCGCCCAGGTCGCGACGATCGCCTCCAACAACGACAAGACGATCGGCAGCCTGATCGCCGAGGCGATGGAGAAGGTGGGCAAGGACGGCGTCATCACGGTCGAGGAGTCGAAGTCGGCCGAGACGGTGCTGGACGTGGTCGAGGGCATGCAGTTCGACCGCGGATACCTCTCGCCCTACTTCGTCACGGACGCCGAGCGCATGGAGTGCGTGCTCGAAGACGCCCTGGTCCTGATCCACGAGAAGAAGATCAGCGTGATGAAGGACATGCTCCCGCTGCTCGAGCAGGTGGCGCGCGCGGGCAAGCCCTTCCTGATCATCGCCGAGGACATCGAGGGTGAGGCCCTGGCGACGCTGGTTGTCAACAAGCTCCGCGGCACGCTGCACTGCGCCGCGGTCAAGGCGCCGGGCTTCGGCGATCGTCGCAAGGCCATGCTGGAAGATATCGCCACCCTGACGGGCGGCAAGGCCATCACCGAGGACCTGGGGATCAAGCTCGAGAACATCAAGCTCGAAGACCTGGGCAAGGCCAAGAAGGTGATGGTGGACAAGGACAACACCACCCTCGTCGAGGGCGCGGGCAAGACGGGCGCCATCGAGGGCCGCATCAAGCAGATCCGGGCGCAGATCGAGGAGACCACCTCCGACTACGACAAGGAGAAGCTGCAGGAGCGCCTGGCCAAACTGGCCGGCGGCGTGGCCGTGATCAAGGTCGGCGCCGCGACCGAGACGGCCATGAAGGAGAAGAAGGCCCGCGTGGAGGACGCGCTGAACGCGACCCGCGCGGCGGTCGAGGAGGGCATCGTGCCGGGCGGCGGCGTCGCCCTGCTGCGGGCGTCCACCAAGATCGACAACCTGAAGCTCGAGGGCGATGAGAAGGTCGGCGCCATGATTGTCCGGCGCGCGCTCGAAGAGCCGATCCGGCAGATCGTAGAGAACGCCGGGCTCGAGGGCAGCGTCATCGTCGAGAAGGTGAAGGCCGAGAAGGTCGCCACGCGCGGCTTCGACGCCGAGAGCCTCGAGTACGTGGACATGATCGAAGCCGGCATCATCGACCCGACCAAGGTCGAGCGTGTCGCGCTGCAGAATGCGGCGTCGGTGGCCTCGCTGCTGCTGACCACGGAGGCCCTGATCACCGATCTGCCCGAGGAGAAGTCTGCCGCGGCGCCCGCCATGCCGCACGGGGACATGTACTAA
- the rpsF gene encoding 30S ribosomal protein S6, which translates to MNSLYPYEILVIIDPRPTDEEVAALLTKLGENLKGLGAELGKAESWGKRRLAYDLRKQREGTYAVLECSAEPATIKEFERQLRLNEQVLRFMTTRVPVKKRVRGTPKREPAAVEESA; encoded by the coding sequence GTGAACAGTCTGTATCCGTACGAGATCCTGGTGATTATCGATCCGCGGCCTACCGACGAGGAGGTCGCTGCGCTTCTGACCAAGCTCGGGGAAAACCTGAAGGGCCTCGGCGCCGAGCTCGGCAAGGCCGAGAGCTGGGGCAAGCGCCGTCTGGCTTACGACCTGCGCAAGCAGCGCGAGGGCACCTACGCCGTCCTCGAGTGCTCGGCCGAGCCGGCCACCATCAAGGAGTTCGAGCGCCAGCTCCGGCTGAACGAGCAGGTGCTTCGCTTCATGACGACGCGCGTGCCGGTCAAGAAGCGCGTCCGTGGGACGCCCAAGCGGGAGCCCGCGGCCGTCGAGGAGAGCGCCTGA